The DNA segment CGGGCAgggaggcagacagacagatcttttttttttttttaactgatcaATTAGAAAAGACATAGTGACCCAAGGCAGAACAattctgtgccgagtttggtggatgtagcttgaaagctcaatGAGGAATTTCAATTGACATTTTTAGTCTTGGTTTAggtattttggaaaaaccctaaaccaagtctgtagaataagAGTTTGTTGGCTTGTTAATAAGAGCTTTTGATCACGATGCTTCTTTTTCAATTTCTCTCAACAAGTCTCTCTTTTTACAGCTGATGTGGACACAGCATCATATATCTAGCAACACCCTTTACCTAACCCTGAGCTACATCATTCAACAGAGTCCATACTACTGTACACTGGGTCATGAACTCCTTGGAGTGGCCCACGTTTTCCCCAGACTCCTCTTTGAATTACACAAACCACAGCGAAGAGGCCAGCAAGCACAGGTTGAGTGCATCATCGGCCTGCGAGCAGGTGCACATCGTACCAGAGCTCTTTCTCATGCTGGGCCTTATCAGCCTGCTCGAGAACATCCTGGTCATCCTCGCCATCATTAAGAACAAGAACCTCCACTCACCCATGTACTTCTTCGTCTGCAGCCTCGCAGTGGCCGATATGTTGGTAAGTGTATCCAATGCATGGGAGACAATAGTGATCCATCTGCTGGCCAACAGGAGTTTGGTGATAGAAGATCACTTCATCCGTCAGATGGATAATGTCTTTGACTCTCTCATCTGTATCTCAGTGGTGGCATCTATGTGCAGCCTCTTAGCAATTGCAGTGGATCGCTATGTGACTATCTTCTACGCTCTGCGCTACCATAATATAATGACCGTACGGCGAGCAGAAACTATCATCGGCAGCATCTGGACCTTCTCTACAGGTTGTGGGATCATCTTCATCACCTATTCCGACACTAAGCCTGTGGTGGTGTGCCTGGTGGCCATGTT comes from the Myxocyprinus asiaticus isolate MX2 ecotype Aquarium Trade chromosome 15, UBuf_Myxa_2, whole genome shotgun sequence genome and includes:
- the LOC127452801 gene encoding melanocortin receptor 5-like, which gives rise to MNSLEWPTFSPDSSLNYTNHSEEASKHRLSASSACEQVHIVPELFLMLGLISLLENILVILAIIKNKNLHSPMYFFVCSLAVADMLVSVSNAWETIVIHLLANRSLVIEDHFIRQMDNVFDSLICISVVASMCSLLAIAVDRYVTIFYALRYHNIMTVRRAETIIGSIWTFSTGCGIIFITYSDTKPVVVCLVAMFFAMLLMMASLYSHMFLLACSHVKRMAVLPGYNGNIRQRASMKGAITLTILLGIFIVCWTPFFLHLVLMISCPRNIYCVCFMSHFNMYLILIMCNSVIDPLIYALRSQEMRKTFKEIICCDGLRSLCRLVSNY